The Cyclobacterium amurskyense genome contains the following window.
TAACTATTTCCTGAGTATATGCAGATTGAAACAAAAAGAGCATGCCCAATAGCAATACAATTCTCTTGAATTTTTTCATGTTTTTGCCATTTGGTAAGGTGCAAATTTTCAGGCCAGGGCCGCTTTTGCCTGACCAACCGGTAATTTGAACAATAATTATAGCATAAATTAATGACTTAACAATTCCATTCCCTTCAAATCTCAAAAAATCAGGTGCAATAATCCGCCAAGTATCAAGATAGCCTAATGAAGATAGGGCAACTAAATAAAAAGGCTGGGACTATCACATCGGATAATCCCAGCCTATTTACATCTTTCGGTAGGTATAAAATGCCCTAACAATAGCTAAGACATGGTTTCAGTGATTGTTTTATGCATTATTGATCATTTTCTTTAGCTATTTCCTTGAGAAGTCGTCCTGAACCCGAACAATATCCTCCTCGTCGGAAGGATTGGTTGGGTCAGTGTGCATCCATATTTCCGCAACAACCCCCCAATTCCCCATTCCAACTAGACGATGTCGCTCACCTTGTTTCAAACGTTGAACTTCACCTATTTTCATGGCTTTCAATTCGCCTTCGGTATCATCCTCGCTGGTAATTAGTCCACCTTCACCCGCTACCAATTTCCAGATTTCGGCTCTTCTGTGGTGGTATTGCCATGACAATCTCTTGTCTGGACCCACCAATAATATTTTAGGACTCAATTTATTTTTCAACTGCTCTGGAGACAGATTAACCTCAGGAAAGAACTTTTCCCGAAATTCATTTATTTGCTCCTCATTAATGACAAAAAAACCTCCCCAGGGTCGGCTTTCATCCTTGTTTACTATTTGGAACCCACTGGCGGCCAACCATTCATCAACCGTCTTAAAAATAGCTGTTTTGGATAATTCTTTCTCTATTTTCATTCTATTCTATTATTAAACGAAGTATTAATACTTACTGCTTTCTAAAAAACTCTCAAAAGATAATAAATTTTTATTGCTTTCTTTCAAACAAGCTTGCAGCCCCTATCATTGCCGCTTTTTCTCCTAATTTGCTTATGAAAATTTCCGGGTTGGCATTTCTAGCATTCAGAACCCTTTTTACCTCAGGCAAAAACAGATCACCCGCTTTAACCATATTCCCACCGATGACTACTTTATCAATGGCCTTTCCTTCCATTTGCATAAGCATTAGTTCGGCCAGATTTTGACCGAATTCTTTGAGAACGGTTATCGTTGCTGGTCTCATGTCAGGCATAGAAAGCAGGGTTTTCAAGCCATCAACTTCAATAGCATGTTTTTCTTTAGCCCAATGAACAAAGAAGGAAGTACTTATCAAATCTTCAGCAATTCCACCTTTAAAAGGACGTGACCAAAAAGCTCCATCCTCTGCCATTTCTCCAAACTTATAGGAACCACCTAAACCCGTACCCAAGGTAATCCCCATCAAACGTTCCTCGTTTCCCCAACCGGCGACAAAAGACTCCCCTTGCAAAAAGGCCGCAGCATCATTGATAAAGGCTATATTTTCTACAGGGATATTAAGTAGTCTTGAAAGCGCTTCCTTTAGGTTAACCTGATAAAGAGAGCGGTATTTCCCCTGATCTAAAATCAAAGAAATCCCCTGCTCATAATTAAAAGGAGCTGGCATGGCAATTCCCAAAAAAGCATCTTTGGTGATTTTTAAGGAGGAAATACACTCCATCCAGGCATTTAGTATTACTTCTTTAGACGCAAGAGAATCCACAGGACACCTGGAAATATTGTCATCAGGAATGCTTAAATTTTGATTATCCAGAAGTCCTGCACTGATATGGGAACCTCCGATGTCAACACCCACAATCTGTTTCATTTTAATCGTTTATCTTTTGTCTAATAATCTCTTTGAAGCTTTCTTTCTCATGGTAGGCCGCAAATTCAAAATCATTGGCAGCTCTTTTCCTTAAATATTCATTCCGCACAATGGCTTTTTTGAGATTCTCATAAAGCTTTGTTTCCTCTCCATTTCTTGCAGCTATCAAAGCCAATCCATAGAAGGGAAATCCATTCCCCATATTTTGAATGGCACTGTTTTCAAATTGGAGGGTTGCATTGTAATAATCTCCGGATAAAACATTGGCCAAACCCTGATTAAAGAGATTTACGGGATTGTTCTCCGCGTAATTTAAATGCATGACAGCCAATCGGTAATCACCATTGAAAATCGATACAGCACCCAAGGCAGCTTGGTGGATCTTGGTAAGTTTGTCTGACTTGGTTAGGGCATTTGCTCTATAAAAGCTGGCATAGGCACTAAATTTATCTTCCCACAACCAAAAAACTATTCCAAGATTATGTGCTGCAAATGGGTTTTCAAAAATCCCATTTGATCTATTGAAGGCGAAAAGCGCATTCTCAAGTAGCTGGTTCTTTTCTTTTTTATTCAAGGTTCTATTGGCCCTATTGGCAAAAACTACTCCTAGATTATTATAAGAATAAGCGCTTGGGTAGACTTCTACCATTGCCCTCAAAAGCTCTTCCTTCTCAGCCCATCCGGGCTCCATCTCCAAGGCTCTTATATAGTCTTTCTCCGAAAGTGTATCTGCTGACACCTCACCTTTACGAATACTTCTTGACAAGATGGATAGCTGAAGGTCTGAAATATTTTCAGAACCTTGTTGCGATGGTTTATTTTCATTCTCAAATCGCTTCAAAACATCCCGTTCCACTTGAGCGTAATGAGCAAAAGCTTTCATTTTATTCTTTTTGAAAGTCCAGTCACCCGGCCCTTCTATGGCCTGAAGAAATGGAGCCTTATCGGTAAAAGGAACACCACTGTAAGCAGTGAATATTTTTGATAAATCGACGTAGCTATTTTCCGACAACATCCCAAAAGTTTCCACCTCATTGGGAGAAGCCCATAAACCTAAAACAGGATATTCTTCTTGGTTTCTGTATTGACCTATTTGAGAAAGGGCAGCTGTAGTAATAATTCCTGTAGACACTACTATTTCTTCTGTTTCCTCCTGAACTGCAGCCTGATTATTCAATATTGCACCTTTCGCCAGTAAAGAACCTTTTTCCATGCCTTCTTTAAATGGCATACTAAAGTGGCCTTTCAGTTTAACTCCTGAATAAACATCTAAAGTATCTCCTTTCACCTTCAACTTTTTCTCAAACAAATACGTTTCATTACCATATTTAAAATAGGGCGTTAAAACATAGGTCTCGTTCTTCAATAGAGATGCATTGGGTAAGGCTACAGTTAAATCGAACCTTACTGAATCCCCAAGACGTTCGAGGGCATTTGGTTCCAAATAAATTTTTTGGTTATCTGCTTTTTTTTTAACTTGGACTACGTTACAAGAGAAGCATGTAGCTGTAGTACTTAAAACAAAAAAAGCAATAATATTTTTCACCATATTCATAGGTTAACCAATTTATTATCAATAAGTTGTTGTATGTTTAATTCTTAGAACATTAAAATGGTCATTACAATGGAAAATATAAAATTATTCTTCCAAGAAAGAGCCTTCGGTGTTTGCTCAAAATTAGGAGAAAAACTTCATTTCCCTATTGATAGCATTCGTTTGTTTTTTATCTACAGTTCTTTTATTACGTTAGGCTCACCCATTATAGTATATGTGAGTCTAGGGATGCTAATGAAAATAAGAACCTACTTAAGAAGAATGAATAACCCAGCATTGTTTGATTAACTAAGCTGGGAGTATTTTTTCTTTCCTTTTAAATAATAGGCTAATATTATAGAATAAACAGCTTTAGGTTGGGCAGGCTTAAGTTGTTTTACTTTTTTAAACTCCTGATAATTTACCGCTTGCCTATTGGTTAAGAAATCCCAGTAGGCTTTGAAGACAGCCTTGCTATGTTTCCCACCTTTGGTAAATAGCAAATGCAGCATGGCCCCAAAGTCCATTACCATCCTCAACAGGAATACTTTTATAAAACTATCAAATTTCAAATTGCTATTGAGCATATAAAGACTATTTCTGAAATTTAGATAAGTTTTAAAGGGATTTGTCTGTGAAAGCGTACCTCCTCCCAAGTGGTAAACGGCAGATTGTCCGCAATAATGGATCTTATAACCTTCATTTCTCATTCTCCAGCACAAATCAATTTCCTCCATATGAGAAAAAAAATAAGGATTGAACCCTCCTAATTGATGAAAAAGAGGAGCCTTGACACAAAAGCAAGCTCCTGAAGCCCAATCCAGTTCAATTGAATCATTGTACTGCCCTTGGTCCTCTTCCAATAAATGCAACACTCTTCCTCGGCAATAGGGATAACCCAGTTGGTCTAGAAAACCACCTGCTGCACCAGCATAGTCGAAATAACCTTTATGTGAGAGCGAAAGCACCTTTGGTTGGCAGGCAGCCACAGCAGGTTTTTCAGACAGACAATCCACCATAGCCCTGTCCCATCCGGGAGTGACTTCCACATCGGAATTAAGTAATAGGTAATAGGAAAATTTTCCTTTCAATTCCTCCAGACCAAGGTTATATCCTTTACTGTAGCCATGGTTTTCTTTAAGCAAAATCAAGCTAACATTGGGGAAATCCTTTTGAAGAAAAGCTATGGAGCCGTCCTTGCTCCCATTGTCCACTACTACAATCTCAAAAACGCTATTGCCGATCACTTGAGGCAGGTACTGCCGAAGCATGGTTTCCCCATTGTAATTTAAAATAACAATAGCAGCCTCTTTCATTAAACCATATTTCCAAAATCCATGCCCGGAATATTCGGCATCATTCCGGCAGTAGCACTGCCCATTTTTTCTTTGATTTTCACATCTATGTTTTCAAGGGCTTTATTGGTCGCTCCTACAATAAGGTCTTTCATCATGTCCTTGTCTTTCTCATTGACTAGACTAGGATCAATTTCAATGTCCAATACCCTACGTTCTCCATTCACCACTACTTTGACCATTCCTGCCCCTACTTCTCCTTCTGCGCGTAAGTGTACCAATTCGGCTTGGGTGGCTTTTATTTTTGCCTGAGCCTCCTTCACCTTATTCATTATATTCATCATGTCAAACATATCCGTCGCTATTTTATATTTTCATTTATTTAAATTTCGAGTGCCATTTGAGAAATAGCACTACTTATAGACCTATTTAAACGGCAATTCTAACCAAAAGATCATTTTATCTTTTCGATCACCTCTTCTAAAGTTATACTTTGCTGTTCCCCACTTGCCATATCCTTCAGACTAATGGTATTGTTTTCCAATTCATCGGACCCTACTACGCCTACAAAAGGAATTCCCTTTTTGCCTGCATAGTTGAATTGTTTTTTTATTTTAGCCAAATCAGGAAAGATTTCAGCCGCTATTCCGGCTTTTCTTAAGGAGGCAACTATGCCCAAACAAGCATCCCTTTCCTCTTCACCAAAATAGGCAAGCATTATTTTTGTTCGCTCCACTTCATCATCCGGAAACATATTTAATTCGTCCAGCACATCATAAAGCCTGTCTACTCCAAAGGAGAAACCAACCCCAGATACACCTGGGAGGCCAAACACACCAGTAAGGTCATCATATCTTCCACCTCCACTTACAGAACCAATACCTACCCCATTTACTTTCACTTCAAATATAGCCCCTGTATAATAAGACAAGCCTCTAGCTAAAACAGGATCAAACACCACGTGGTTTTGATTTTCCCCCATTTTCCCTAAGTAATCGAAGACTTCTTCAAGCTCAGCTATTCCTTTTAAGCCCACCTCGCTTTCCACCAGGTAATTCTTTAATAACAAGAGCCAGTCTGCATTGTTGTTCTCTTTTTGAGCTATAATAGGTGATAAGACTTCAATTGCCTCTTCAGAAAAACCCCTTTCTTGCAATTCTATTTTAACCTTTTCCCAGCCAATTTTATCCAGTTTATCGATGGCAACGCATAAATCGGATTCTTTTCCTGAAGCGCCAATTACTTCTGCAATCCCAGTAAGAATTTTCCTATTGTTAATCTTAATGTCATAATCCTTTAGGTTAAAATCAGAAAAAACCCTTTTGATCATGCAAAGTATTTCCGTTTCACAGATAAGGCTGTCTGTACCCACTATATCTGCATCACATTGATAAAACTCTCTATACCTACCCTTTTGTGGTCGATCAGCTCTCCACACAGGCTGCATTTGGAAACGTTTAAATGGATAGGTGATTTCATTTTGGTTCATTACCACATACCTAGCGAAAGGCACAGTAAGGTCATAGCGCAGGCCTTTTTCTGAAATCTTTGGTAACACCTTGTTTTCACCAGCATTAAAAGTATCTGAATCTACTTTCTTTAAAAAGGCGCCACTATTTAGGACTTTAAACAAGAGTTGATCCCCTTCATCCCCATATTTCCCAGTCAAAGTACTGAGATTCTCCATGGTAGGCGTTTCTAGCTGTTGGTAGCCATATAATTTAAATGTATCCTGAATGGTATTGAAAATATAATTTCTGCGGGACATTTCTTTTGGGCCAAAATCTCGCATCCCTTTAGGTATACCTGGTTTTTGTTTGCTCATTCTCTGGAATTTTGGCCAAAGTTAAAAAATTAAAAAGTATATGGCGGATATTCCCATTGCTAATTAGAAGCAAAATTCAACTTCTTTAATTATTTTCTGTGTTTATTTAATATTTTACTTACCTTTGCCCTTCATTTCAAGCGCGAACAAAAAATAAATAATACAATGGCTGTTACTACTTTAAAAAGGAAATTAAGAAGAAAAAGACAGGCACAGAATGCCAGGGTACAAAAAATCAAGTTATTGAGTGCTCAACCTGTTCTTAAAAATGTAGATGTAGAAGAGATTAAAAAAGAATTTACTTCAAGCAAATAAAACATAAAAGAGCCCGATACTGTTCGGGTTTTTTTTTTATATCCTTCCCCTTTTTCCCAGTTCAATAACTTTTAGATTTTTGATGGTATTGTCCAGTTCAAAAGTCAGCATGGTTTTTATTTGATGAAAGCCATGATTCCCAATTGCACCAGGATTCATATACAAAACATTCAAACCCTTGTCATGTATCACTTTGCAAATGTGTGAATGACCACAAACAAATAGTTCAGGTTTGTGAAGTTTAATTTTGGCTTTTACCCCTTTTGCATATCTTGGTGGAGTCCCTCCAATATGGATCATAAAGACTTTTACTCCTCCGCATTCAAACACTAGCTCTTCCGGAATTTCCCTTTGCAAATTGGCATCATCAATGTTTCCATACACTACTCGAAGCAAAGGTTTTTTAGGCAACAAGTCCAATACGGCCGGATCTCCTACATCTCCAGCATGCCAAATTTCGTCTACCTCCTCTAATCTTTTGATTGCATTTTCAGGTAAGCTACTGTGCGTATCGCTAATGAGGGCTATTTTCACCATTGATTTTTTTGTTTCAACAACAAAACAAATCTAAAAGCGCTTGAAAAACAAGAACAGCCTACCAAAGGACTAGACAAAACATGAATTAGGCGTTTTTTATAGTAAGAGTGAAAATATTTCAAAAAAACCACAAAGTTTGAAAACGAAAGGCAAACACCTTCTCAACATGCTATCCACCACTAGAAACTAGCTGATAGTGAATTCATTTCACAATAAAATCAAAAAATCATCCCAAATCCTCAAATGGTAAAGCCAAGCAACTTCAAGTGCAAAAAGCAATGTTATCCCAGTTCCATTTTAAAATCTGCTGGATTTCCTTTTATCACTAAAGACTGCGGTTCCAAATTTAAAATCACAAGAAAACGACCTTAAAAAGTAAGCAAACTTGGTAATTGAAAGATTCCTTTCTATTTTTACGAGGATAGAAAATTTTGTATATAAATGAAAGAAATACAATTCAGAGATGCCATTCGGGATGCTATGTCCGAAGAAATGAGACGCGATAAAAATGTGTTTCTTATGGGAGAAGAAGTTGCTGAATACAACGGTGCATACAAGGCTAGCCAAGGAATGTTAGATGAGTTTGGACCTGAGAGAGTATTTGACACTCCTATTTCGGAACTTGGATTTTCAGGTCTTGGCGTAGGAGCTGCAATGAATGGTCTGAGGCCCATAATAGAGTTTATGACATTTAATTTCTCATTGGTAGCAATGGATCAATTGGTCAATTCAGCAGCTAAAATGCTAGCCATGTCTGGAGGCCAATACAGCGTTCCCATCGTTTTTCGAGGACCAACAGGAAATGCAGGTCAACTAGGTGCCACCCACTCTTCAAATTTTGAAAACTGGTTTGCCAACACTCCTGGTTTAAAGGTAGTGGTTCCTTCCAATCCATATGATGCCAAAGGACTACTTAAGGCATCAATAAGAGATAACAACCCTGTTATTTTCATGGAGTCCGAAGTAATGTATAGCGATAAAGGCGAGGTCCCTGAGGGTGAATACCTTTTACCTATAGGCGTTGCAGAGATCAAAAGAAAAGGAGATGATGTTACTATTGTTTCTTTTGGTAAAATGATGAAAGTAGCCTATGAAGCTGCCGATGAATTGGCCAAGGACAACATCCATGCTGAGGTTATTGATCTAAGAACGGTAAAACCAATAGATTACCCAACTGTCATCGCTTCAGTTAAGAAAACCAATAGATGTGTAATCGTTGAAGAAGCCAATCCTGTTGCTGGATTATCTTCGGATATCGCCTATAACATTCAAAAACAAGCTTTCGATTACCTTGATGCTCCTGTGATAAGGGTCAACTCTATGGATATTCCTTTGAGTTATTCACCTGCTTACATAGAAGTTACATTACCTAATGTAAAAAGGACAATTGATGCTGTGAAGTCTGTGACTTATAAGAAGTAAATCTTAATCCTACATAATTATACGATTGAAAATAAGCAGTGCCTTAGGCATTGCTTATTTTTTTTCTAATAGCTGAAGATTTTCAGTTTGAACCTAAAATAAAAAAAAAAAAAAGGCTGCGAAATAATTCATTTTGCAGCCATTTTTTATTTCTATTTCTGTTTTTTTTATCGTCTCCTCATATTTCCTCCAAGTGCACCCAATGCTTTTTGGGCTCCACCCATCTTATTCATCTGCTTCATCATTTTTCTCATATCCGAAAACTGCTTCATGAGGTTATTCACTTCCTGAATGGTTCTTCCACTACCATTTGCAATTCTTTTTCTACGACTGCCATCTATAAGAGACGGATTTCCTCTTTCCTGAGGAGTCATACTTCTAATAATTGCCTCGATAGGAATAAAGGATTCATCGTCAATGTCTAAACCTTTGATGGCTTTTCCCATTCCAGGTATCATTCCCAAAAGGTCTTTAATATTCCCCATCTTCTTTATTTGGTCAAGCTGGGAAAGGAAGTCATCAAAATCAAACTGGTTTTTCCTTATTTTGGCATTCAGCCTTTTTGCCTCATCCTCATCAAATGATTGCTGGGCTTTTTCCACCAATGAAACCACATCACCCATACCCAAAATCCTTTGGGCCATACGATCAGGGTAAAACAGGTCAAGATTTTCCATCTTTTCACCCGTTGAAATAAACTTGATGGGTTTATTAACAACGTGACGAATGGAAATGGCTGCACCACCCCTACTATCACCATCGAGTTTGGTCAGCACTACGCCATCAAAGTCCAATCTTTCATCGAAAGTTTTGGCCGTATTGACAGCATCCTGACCAGTCATTGAATCGACAACAAACAGGGTTTCTGAAGGTTTCAGGCTTTCTTTTAAAGCTGAAATTTCGTTCATCATCACCTCATCCACTGCCAAACGACCCGCAGTATCCACGATCACAGTCTTTTTACCATTTTTCTTTGCGTATTCTATGGCATTGGTCGCAATTTCTAAGGCATTTTGGTTTCCAGGTTCTGCGTATACCTCTATTCCGATTTGTTCACCGAGCGTTTTAAGCTGTTCAATGGCAGCAGGGCGATAAATATCACAGGCTACTAATAAAACCTGACGACCTTGTTTTTTCAAGTAGGTACCTAACTTTCCTGAAAAAGTGGTTTTACCAGAACCCTGAAGTCCAGAAATCAAAATAACTGAAGGATCTCCTTTTAAGTTAATCTCCTCCTTTGCACCTCCCATTAACTGGGTCAATTCTTCCTGCGTGATTTTGACTAATAACTGTCCTGGGGAAACGGAAATCAACACATCTCTTCCTAATGCTTCCTCCTTTATTTTGTCGGTAACCTCTTTGGCCACCTTATAATTCACGTCAGCGTCGATCAGTGCTCTCCTAATTTCTTTTACCGTGGTAGCTACATTTATTTCTGTAATCTTCCCCGTACCTTTTAAGGTTTTAAAGGCTCTGTCTAATTTAAAACTGAGATTATCAAACATGTCATTTTTGTTTTGAATCAACAAAAATAGAGATTTTTTTTAAGCAAGTAGGTCTAAATCACCAAAATAATACGTAGATTATTAAAAGTCATTTTATTTGATTTTGTTAATTATACATGCTCAAAACTTCGACCTTTAAGGTCAAAATGTTGCATTTAGCATACAAAAATACCCTGATCAGGGTATTTTATTGATCAAAAAAATGTCGTTACTTACACATTCAAATTAAACATTATCAAACAATTACAACTTAATTTAACTTTTATCAATCAAAACAGCTTAAATAATGTTAAAAGACCAAACCCCGCTTTTTATCCCTATCGGAAATTTTTCTGATCATTGTAACAGCCTTGATGGAAGAAAATTATTGCCGTTAATAAACCTTATCCAAGAAATGGAACTGAGGTTTTATAAAACAGAAAAATTTCTTGGAATCCATGATTTAAGTGACACCACTCTTAATACAATTGGATTAAATGGAATTCATGTTAAAATTTTAGACGCCGTATTGAAATTAAGATTGGTACCATTATTCGATTGGCTTTCTTGGAAAACTGAAGCAGAAAGGTATTACCAGGATCCATCCTTATTGAGAGGTTTAGATACCGTAACACTTGGTAAAATAATGACTGTATTACTTAGATCTCAAACGATTTATGGACCTACCTTCCTAGAATCAAAGATTAAG
Protein-coding sequences here:
- a CDS encoding cupin domain-containing protein, whose protein sequence is MKIEKELSKTAIFKTVDEWLAASGFQIVNKDESRPWGGFFVINEEQINEFREKFFPEVNLSPEQLKNKLSPKILLVGPDKRLSWQYHHRRAEIWKLVAGEGGLITSEDDTEGELKAMKIGEVQRLKQGERHRLVGMGNWGVVAEIWMHTDPTNPSDEEDIVRVQDDFSRK
- a CDS encoding ROK family protein is translated as MKQIVGVDIGGSHISAGLLDNQNLSIPDDNISRCPVDSLASKEVILNAWMECISSLKITKDAFLGIAMPAPFNYEQGISLILDQGKYRSLYQVNLKEALSRLLNIPVENIAFINDAAAFLQGESFVAGWGNEERLMGITLGTGLGGSYKFGEMAEDGAFWSRPFKGGIAEDLISTSFFVHWAKEKHAIEVDGLKTLLSMPDMRPATITVLKEFGQNLAELMLMQMEGKAIDKVVIGGNMVKAGDLFLPEVKRVLNARNANPEIFISKLGEKAAMIGAASLFERKQ
- a CDS encoding TPR end-of-group domain-containing protein encodes the protein MVKNIIAFFVLSTTATCFSCNVVQVKKKADNQKIYLEPNALERLGDSVRFDLTVALPNASLLKNETYVLTPYFKYGNETYLFEKKLKVKGDTLDVYSGVKLKGHFSMPFKEGMEKGSLLAKGAILNNQAAVQEETEEIVVSTGIITTAALSQIGQYRNQEEYPVLGLWASPNEVETFGMLSENSYVDLSKIFTAYSGVPFTDKAPFLQAIEGPGDWTFKKNKMKAFAHYAQVERDVLKRFENENKPSQQGSENISDLQLSILSRSIRKGEVSADTLSEKDYIRALEMEPGWAEKEELLRAMVEVYPSAYSYNNLGVVFANRANRTLNKKEKNQLLENALFAFNRSNGIFENPFAAHNLGIVFWLWEDKFSAYASFYRANALTKSDKLTKIHQAALGAVSIFNGDYRLAVMHLNYAENNPVNLFNQGLANVLSGDYYNATLQFENSAIQNMGNGFPFYGLALIAARNGEETKLYENLKKAIVRNEYLRKRAANDFEFAAYHEKESFKEIIRQKIND
- a CDS encoding PspC family transcriptional regulator; translation: MENIKLFFQERAFGVCSKLGEKLHFPIDSIRLFFIYSSFITLGSPIIVYVSLGMLMKIRTYLRRMNNPALFD
- a CDS encoding glycosyltransferase family 2 protein, encoding MKEAAIVILNYNGETMLRQYLPQVIGNSVFEIVVVDNGSKDGSIAFLQKDFPNVSLILLKENHGYSKGYNLGLEELKGKFSYYLLLNSDVEVTPGWDRAMVDCLSEKPAVAACQPKVLSLSHKGYFDYAGAAGGFLDQLGYPYCRGRVLHLLEEDQGQYNDSIELDWASGACFCVKAPLFHQLGGFNPYFFSHMEEIDLCWRMRNEGYKIHYCGQSAVYHLGGGTLSQTNPFKTYLNFRNSLYMLNSNLKFDSFIKVFLLRMVMDFGAMLHLLFTKGGKHSKAVFKAYWDFLTNRQAVNYQEFKKVKQLKPAQPKAVYSIILAYYLKGKKKYSQLS
- a CDS encoding YbaB/EbfC family nucleoid-associated protein — translated: MFDMMNIMNKVKEAQAKIKATQAELVHLRAEGEVGAGMVKVVVNGERRVLDIEIDPSLVNEKDKDMMKDLIVGATNKALENIDVKIKEKMGSATAGMMPNIPGMDFGNMV
- the hisS gene encoding histidine--tRNA ligase, which produces MSKQKPGIPKGMRDFGPKEMSRRNYIFNTIQDTFKLYGYQQLETPTMENLSTLTGKYGDEGDQLLFKVLNSGAFLKKVDSDTFNAGENKVLPKISEKGLRYDLTVPFARYVVMNQNEITYPFKRFQMQPVWRADRPQKGRYREFYQCDADIVGTDSLICETEILCMIKRVFSDFNLKDYDIKINNRKILTGIAEVIGASGKESDLCVAIDKLDKIGWEKVKIELQERGFSEEAIEVLSPIIAQKENNNADWLLLLKNYLVESEVGLKGIAELEEVFDYLGKMGENQNHVVFDPVLARGLSYYTGAIFEVKVNGVGIGSVSGGGRYDDLTGVFGLPGVSGVGFSFGVDRLYDVLDELNMFPDDEVERTKIMLAYFGEEERDACLGIVASLRKAGIAAEIFPDLAKIKKQFNYAGKKGIPFVGVVGSDELENNTISLKDMASGEQQSITLEEVIEKIK
- a CDS encoding metallophosphoesterase family protein; its protein translation is MVKIALISDTHSSLPENAIKRLEEVDEIWHAGDVGDPAVLDLLPKKPLLRVVYGNIDDANLQREIPEELVFECGGVKVFMIHIGGTPPRYAKGVKAKIKLHKPELFVCGHSHICKVIHDKGLNVLYMNPGAIGNHGFHQIKTMLTFELDNTIKNLKVIELGKRGRI
- a CDS encoding pyruvate dehydrogenase complex E1 component subunit beta; the protein is MKEIQFRDAIRDAMSEEMRRDKNVFLMGEEVAEYNGAYKASQGMLDEFGPERVFDTPISELGFSGLGVGAAMNGLRPIIEFMTFNFSLVAMDQLVNSAAKMLAMSGGQYSVPIVFRGPTGNAGQLGATHSSNFENWFANTPGLKVVVPSNPYDAKGLLKASIRDNNPVIFMESEVMYSDKGEVPEGEYLLPIGVAEIKRKGDDVTIVSFGKMMKVAYEAADELAKDNIHAEVIDLRTVKPIDYPTVIASVKKTNRCVIVEEANPVAGLSSDIAYNIQKQAFDYLDAPVIRVNSMDIPLSYSPAYIEVTLPNVKRTIDAVKSVTYKK
- the ffh gene encoding signal recognition particle protein; this encodes MFDNLSFKLDRAFKTLKGTGKITEINVATTVKEIRRALIDADVNYKVAKEVTDKIKEEALGRDVLISVSPGQLLVKITQEELTQLMGGAKEEINLKGDPSVILISGLQGSGKTTFSGKLGTYLKKQGRQVLLVACDIYRPAAIEQLKTLGEQIGIEVYAEPGNQNALEIATNAIEYAKKNGKKTVIVDTAGRLAVDEVMMNEISALKESLKPSETLFVVDSMTGQDAVNTAKTFDERLDFDGVVLTKLDGDSRGGAAISIRHVVNKPIKFISTGEKMENLDLFYPDRMAQRILGMGDVVSLVEKAQQSFDEDEAKRLNAKIRKNQFDFDDFLSQLDQIKKMGNIKDLLGMIPGMGKAIKGLDIDDESFIPIEAIIRSMTPQERGNPSLIDGSRRKRIANGSGRTIQEVNNLMKQFSDMRKMMKQMNKMGGAQKALGALGGNMRRR
- a CDS encoding DUF6508 domain-containing protein, with amino-acid sequence MLKDQTPLFIPIGNFSDHCNSLDGRKLLPLINLIQEMELRFYKTEKFLGIHDLSDTTLNTIGLNGIHVKILDAVLKLRLVPLFDWLSWKTEAERYYQDPSLLRGLDTVTLGKIMTVLLRSQTIYGPTFLESKIKDKFVLFLLKAIVHSLDQTNISGYLTSDIVD